One genomic window of Deltaproteobacteria bacterium includes the following:
- a CDS encoding redoxin domain-containing protein, with protein sequence MAEAQDQCVTPARGPIGVPEAQECPITQTKPKEEVTRMIARVGKPAPDFEAPAYVDGGFKNIKLSDYRGKWVVVCFYPGDFTFV encoded by the coding sequence ATGGCGGAAGCACAAGATCAATGTGTGACTCCAGCCCGCGGCCCGATCGGGGTTCCGGAAGCTCAGGAATGCCCAATTACCCAGACTAAACCCAAGGAGGAGGTGACCAGGATGATAGCCCGAGTAGGTAAACCGGCACCGGACTTCGAAGCCCCGGCGTATGTGGATGGCGGCTTTAAAAACATCAAGCTTTCAGATTATCGAGGTAAATGGGTAGTGGTGTGCTTCTATCCGGGTGATTTTACCTTTGTCTGA